A single window of Spirochaetota bacterium DNA harbors:
- the pyrR gene encoding bifunctional pyr operon transcriptional regulator/uracil phosphoribosyltransferase PyrR: MTETTLLSAADIARTIDENAKRICDEVKDLGRFAIVGIQTRGVELANRIRAKIEELSGKKIDSGILDITFYRDDLATRGVLPAIKETRIEFNISGRTILLVDDVIFTGRTTKAAIETLMSFGRPRAIRLFVLVDRGNRELPIQPDYLGYKIETDIQDRVKVRLAPIDDVGDAVMLSRR; encoded by the coding sequence GTGACCGAAACGACACTTCTCTCCGCCGCCGACATCGCCCGGACAATCGACGAAAACGCCAAGAGGATCTGCGACGAGGTAAAGGACCTCGGGCGCTTCGCGATCGTGGGAATTCAGACCAGGGGGGTCGAGCTCGCCAACCGCATCCGCGCGAAGATCGAGGAGCTGTCAGGGAAAAAGATCGACAGCGGCATTCTCGACATCACCTTCTACCGCGACGACCTCGCCACCAGGGGAGTGCTCCCGGCGATCAAGGAGACGCGCATAGAGTTCAATATCTCAGGCAGAACCATCCTGCTGGTGGACGACGTTATCTTCACCGGGCGCACCACCAAGGCCGCGATCGAGACGCTTATGAGCTTCGGCCGTCCGCGCGCGATCAGGCTTTTCGTGCTGGTCGACCGGGGGAACAGGGAGCTTCCCATCCAGCCGGACTATTTGGGCTATAAAATCGAAACGGATATTCAGGATCGGGTCAAGGTTCGTCTGGCGCCCATAGACGATGTCGGGGACGCGGTAATGCTTTCCCGCCGGTAG
- a CDS encoding phosphatase PAP2 family protein: protein MIRVLVDNVYSFDVRLSRKIAYYTGKRFVDKLMRYASKSGDGHLYAVFGALLLAADPGMGSKLIAAGALALAIELVIQKVVKHLVKRERPGALVQGIRFLVDPPDRFSFPSGHTAGAFLMATVITSQYPMWALPLYIWAALVGFSRVYNGVHFPTDVVIGCALGLVTAWIGLSVVM, encoded by the coding sequence ATGATCAGAGTACTGGTCGACAACGTCTACTCGTTCGATGTGAGGCTCTCCCGAAAGATAGCCTATTATACCGGAAAGCGCTTCGTGGATAAACTGATGCGCTATGCCTCTAAAAGCGGCGACGGCCACCTGTACGCGGTGTTCGGCGCCCTCCTCCTCGCGGCGGATCCGGGAATGGGGTCAAAGCTTATTGCGGCAGGCGCACTGGCCCTTGCGATCGAACTCGTTATTCAGAAGGTGGTGAAGCACCTGGTTAAGCGTGAACGTCCGGGAGCGCTGGTGCAGGGTATCCGATTCCTGGTGGACCCGCCCGACCGGTTCAGCTTCCCCTCGGGGCACACGGCCGGGGCGTTTCTTATGGCGACGGTTATCACCTCGCAGTATCCGATGTGGGCCCTGCCGCTGTACATCTGGGCCGCACTGGTGGGTTTTTCCCGGGTCTATAACGGCGTACACTTCCCAACCGACGTGGTGATCGGGTGCGCGCTGGGTCTCGTCACGGCATGGATAGGGCTTTCGGTGGTGATGTAA
- a CDS encoding Hsp20/alpha crystallin family protein has translation MANDVKKVKKDAYNCEECVIVPAADIYETAEEYVIRADMPGTRKENLEITLEKNQLDIYGRLDEELTSEENLKYGEYRLYNYHRTFVVGDGIDREKINATLENGVLALTLPKSEKLKPRKIEIKVGA, from the coding sequence ATGGCAAACGATGTAAAGAAGGTCAAAAAGGATGCGTATAACTGCGAGGAGTGCGTCATCGTTCCGGCCGCGGACATATACGAAACCGCCGAGGAGTATGTAATCAGGGCCGACATGCCCGGAACCCGGAAAGAGAACCTCGAGATCACCCTCGAGAAGAACCAGCTGGACATATACGGCAGGCTGGACGAAGAGCTGACGAGCGAGGAGAACCTCAAATACGGTGAATACCGGCTATACAACTACCATCGCACCTTTGTGGTTGGAGACGGTATCGACAGGGAAAAAATCAACGCGACGCTGGAAAACGGGGTGTTGGCGCTGACGCTTCCCAAGAGCGAGAAGTTGAAACCGAGGAAGATCGAGATAAAAGTGGGGGCCTAA
- a CDS encoding Hsp20/alpha crystallin family protein, whose product MYTTYDVFDDVVRLRDLVDRFFTEAPAMRRNLEYPHVNLKENNDEVMITALLPGVKADSLNIQLVDNSLVLEGEKKSDVQDKPYIRRERVFGRFQKAVRLPYRVDGEKIEAGLKDGILTIRLAKAEEARPKKIEIR is encoded by the coding sequence ATGTATACGACCTATGATGTTTTCGACGATGTTGTCCGACTGAGGGATCTGGTGGACAGGTTTTTCACCGAAGCCCCGGCCATGCGGAGAAACTTAGAGTATCCGCACGTCAATCTTAAGGAGAACAACGACGAGGTGATGATCACCGCGCTACTACCGGGCGTCAAGGCCGACTCGCTCAATATTCAGCTTGTCGACAACAGCCTCGTACTCGAGGGCGAAAAGAAGAGCGACGTACAGGACAAGCCCTACATACGCAGGGAGCGGGTATTCGGCAGGTTCCAGAAGGCGGTACGCCTGCCCTACCGCGTGGATGGGGAGAAGATCGAGGCGGGGCTTAAGGACGGGATTCTGACGATCAGGCTCGCCAAGGCCGAAGAGGCCCGGCCGAAGAAGATCGAGATACGGTAA
- a CDS encoding Hsp20/alpha crystallin family protein codes for MKWGITRRNEQPEWGVVSFQKEINQLFNDFFSIGPSSLSESGWMPTVDVEEDEKEVRIRAEIPGIEEKDLSVTLENDLLTIAGEKKEEEKKEDRRYVISERRFGSFHRTIRLPEDIDREKIEAGFKNGVLKVTIPRVETPEKKRVNIALK; via the coding sequence ATGAAATGGGGCATAACAAGGCGTAATGAGCAGCCCGAATGGGGTGTTGTCTCCTTTCAAAAGGAGATCAATCAGCTTTTTAACGACTTCTTCTCCATCGGCCCTTCCTCTTTGTCCGAAAGCGGGTGGATGCCCACTGTGGACGTGGAAGAGGATGAAAAAGAAGTGCGCATCAGGGCGGAAATCCCCGGAATCGAGGAGAAAGACCTGAGCGTAACGCTCGAAAACGATTTACTCACCATAGCCGGCGAGAAGAAGGAAGAGGAGAAGAAGGAGGACCGGAGATATGTGATATCTGAGCGCCGTTTCGGCTCGTTTCACCGGACTATCCGGCTTCCCGAGGACATCGACAGGGAAAAGATCGAGGCAGGCTTTAAGAACGGCGTTTTAAAGGTCACAATACCCCGTGTCGAGACGCCCGAGAAAAAGCGCGTGAATATCGCGCTGAAGTAA
- a CDS encoding NIL domain-containing protein has product MASKNVLLIFKQNIMYRPIIYRLATEYGIIFNVLEAKILPKQEGRLILELSGTDEEIAKGIAYLEAELVQVDLLIDKTHRDEERCVDCGACTAVCRTDALSIDRPSMEIRFYPERCVACGLCILACPVKAMSGISIDNDN; this is encoded by the coding sequence ATGGCATCGAAAAACGTGCTTTTGATATTCAAGCAGAACATCATGTACCGGCCGATCATCTATCGCCTGGCCACCGAGTACGGCATCATCTTCAACGTGCTCGAGGCGAAGATCCTCCCAAAACAGGAGGGACGGCTTATACTCGAGCTTTCGGGGACTGATGAGGAGATAGCGAAGGGTATCGCCTACCTGGAGGCCGAACTTGTTCAGGTGGATCTTCTGATCGACAAGACGCACCGCGACGAGGAGCGCTGTGTGGACTGCGGGGCCTGCACCGCCGTGTGCCGCACCGATGCCCTTTCAATCGACCGCCCCTCGATGGAGATACGCTTTTACCCGGAACGCTGTGTCGCCTGCGGGCTCTGCATTCTCGCCTGCCCCGTAAAGGCCATGTCGGGCATATCCATCGACAACGACAACTAA